A genomic region of Dreissena polymorpha isolate Duluth1 chromosome 4, UMN_Dpol_1.0, whole genome shotgun sequence contains the following coding sequences:
- the LOC127878284 gene encoding uncharacterized protein LOC127878284, with protein sequence MNDCSLYLKSVTAKLISKTVFEELPKQSQLPTYQWFLRVYHQEVLSRAEEVKAALTSIFGRILKMDSTKKVTKKLAGEAARTAAWSTNVGNEHGQVLMSVMTSIEGCGLDDMVKERYSEADVLPPILLYTDCDCCGKSALIDIFRTAWPDLVVRLDVWHFMRRLAVGVTTDTHRLYATFMGQLSAAIFCWDKSDLNLLKEAKRQQLIQANITDPSDSDVSVRLDRKELSLHCRRMTRSTEVIRERIQAVLELFGGDSGRDTMGVPLFHERIWELWKQQQKHVECIQDPKGVQLYTQTGTLKKGGVVLPVYRCARGSTSLESFHLHLQRFIPGTSASASNFQTYLLEGLMRWNADRQIAATSTKKETVLYDSRLKTAANRLSQELFNKDIFPTFQPPNKYTGELIGIEYLYNQTGKPLGAKNPVNEVEPDDSLLDEGFEDSAAMDDNDPTIHIVDSFLPALSRERAQQIMQQNRPSQSEMSAKDVYGQQMYNVLAKLKAKPTTMSASLETTTAASMTRATAASVTTAAASTSSLSAVTTATSASAIAGSSQRVEDKAEDSIGPDRVAGYGHVMDLAEYLFHLKDKESKAITNAEADHIVKLWCKMSPYDQSPSKYKDRHQTQLIKGRFKATKTTRIQLVPGVQSVRRCALAPHLGPATWPDCNRYQEALLVKLCAAFPGSTTKDGVQQARWRTVLEKYNLIREMVFNSQRVIQNTRIQLSDINQRTLTAWFSARGKRRERTLLEQGLALQSVPLVAPESLPAPLKRPVSLEMGTTEPHKFPIQITTKGSLIHQVRRRILPLDEVNHEVPVPIAPAPFVRFVTAPAPDLALTSSISAPAESYLPYSTKHYRKRKLEAEQAGEFRRQYHKKLPYHSCNKCFEDRITGGHKQYYGNWWCPFKSSESYEEWIDALKLKGYGKKKPNEKS encoded by the exons ATGAACGACTGTTCTTTGTACCTCAAGTCTGTGACAGCAAAGTTGATTTCCAAAACTGTCTTCGAGGAGCTGCCCAAACAATCTCAGTTGCCAACATACCAATGGTTCCTGCGTGTTTACCATCAGGAGGTTTTGTCTCGAGCAGAAGAGGTCAAGGCTGCTTTGACATCCATCTTTGGTCGAATTTTAAAGATGGACTCTACTAAGAAG gTGACCAAGAAGCTGGCAGGTGAAGCTGCTCGGACGGCAGCATGGTCGACTAACGTTGGCAATGAACATGGCCAGGTGCTAATGAGCGTTATGACATCAATTGAAGGGTGTGGGTTAGACGACATGGTGAAAGAACGCTATTCCGAGGCTGATGTCCTACCACCAATCCTGCTGTACACAGACTGCGACTGTTGCGGGAAGTCAGCACTGATCGAcattttcaggacagcttggccTGACCTTGTGGTGCGATTAGACGTGTGGCACTTCATGCGGCGTCTTGCTGTTGGGGTCACAACGGACACCCACAGACTGTACGCGACATTTATGGGTCAGCTTTCAGCAGCCATCTTTTGTTGGGACAAGTCTGACCTGAATCTTCTCAAAGAAGCTAAAAGGCAGCAGCTTATACAAGCAAACATCACGGACCCGTCTGACTCAGATGTCTCTGTCCGTTTAGACCGTAAGGAGTTGTCCCTGCACTGTCGTCGGATGACTCGAAGCACAGAGGTCATCAGGGAGCGTATCCAGGCTGTCTTGGAGTTGTTCGGTGGTGACTCAGGAAGGGATACCATGGGTGTACCACTGTTTCATGAGCGTATCTGGGAGCTCTGgaaacagcagcagaagcatgtAGAGTGCATCCAGGACCCTAAAGGTGTACAGCTCTACACTCAGACGGGCACGCTGAAGAAGGGTGGCGTGGTGTTGCCTGTGTATCGCTGTGCACGAGGATCTACCTCCTTGGAGTCCTTCCATCTCCACCTACAGCGATTCATTCCTG GAACCAGTGCAAGCGCCAGCAACTTCCAGACTTACCTGCTGGAGGGCCTGATGCGCTGGAACGCAGACCGGCAGATTGCTGCGACCAGCACTAAGAAGGAGACTGTATTGTATGACTCCAGATTGAAGACAGCAGCCAACAGACTGAGTCAGGAGCTTTTCAACAAGGATATCTTCCCGACATTCCAGCCACCAAACAAATACACTG gAGAGCTGATAGGTATCGAATACCTATACAACCAAACGGGTAAGCCTCTAGGTGCTAAAAACCCTGTAAATGAGGTGGAGCCTGATGACAGCCTTCTGGATGAGGGCTTTGAGGACTCCGCGGCCATGGATGATAATGATCCAACCATCCACATAGTGGATTCCTTTCTGCCTGCTTTGAGTCGTGAGAGGGCTCAGCAGATCATGCAGCAGAACAGGCCGTCTCAATCAG AGATGTCAGCGAAGGATGTGTATGGCCAGCAGATGTACAACGTTCTCGCTAAGCTCAAAGCCAAACCTACCACCATGAGTGCCTCTTTAGAAACAACAACAGCAGCTTCTATGACAAGAGCAACAGCAGCTTCTGTTACAACAGCTGCAGCAAGTACTTCATCATTATCTGCCGTAACTACCGCTACATCAGCGTCGGCTATCGCTGGCAGTTCCCAACGTGTTGAGGATAAAGCTGAG GACTCTATTGGACCAGACAGAGTTGCAGGTTATGGTCATGTGATGGACCTGGCTgagtatttgtttcatttaaaagacAAGGAAAGTAAGGCCATCACCAACGCAGAAGCTGACCACATCGTGAAACTGTGGTGTAAAATGTCCCCTTACGACCAGTCGCCGTCAAAATATAAGGACCGACATCAGACCCAGCTGATCAAGGGACGCTTCAAGGCAACAAAGACAACCCGGATACAGCTGGTTCCTGGAGTCCAGAGTGTCAGAAG ATGTGCTTTAGCCCCACACCTTGGCCCAGCCACCTGGCCTGACTGTAACAGGTATCAGGAAGCCTTGCTGGTCAAGTTGTGCGCAGCCTTTCCGGGTTCAACCACCAAAGATGGCGTTCAACAGGCGCGGTGGCGGACAGTACTGGAGAAGTACAACCTAATAAGAGAGATGGTCTTCAACAGTCAGCGCGTGATACAGAATACACGCATTCAGCTGTCTGATATAAACCAGCGCACCTTGACTGCTTG gttcagtgctcGTGGAAAGCGCAGAGAAAGAACCTTGCTGGAACAGGGACTTGCCCTTCAGTCAGTTCCACTGGTAGCGCCTGAATCACTGCCAGCGCCCCTTAAAAGGCCAGTTTCCTTGGAAATGGGAACCACTGAACCACACAAGTTCCCCATCCAGATCACCACGAAAGGCTCCCTCATTCATCAAGTGCGCAGAAGAATTCTGCCACTAGATGAGGTAAACCATGAAGTGCCGGTGCCCATAGCACCAGCCCCATTTGTGCGTTTTGTGACTGCTCCCGCCCCTGACCTGGCACTGACTTCGTCGATTTCAGCCCCAGCCGAATCTTACCTGCCATACTCTACAAAGCATTACAGGAAGAGGAAGCTGGAGGCTGAGCAGGCAGGGGAGTTCCGGAGACAGTACCACAAGAAACTGCCCTACCACAGCTGCAACAAATGTTTTGAGGACAGGATTACGGGTGGGCACAAACAGTACTATGGAAATTGGTGGTGCCCCTTCAAGTCATCAGAGTCTTATGAAGAGTGGATAGATGCTCTTAAGCTGAAGGGCTATGGAAAGAAGAAACCAAATGAAAAAAGTTAA
- the LOC127879843 gene encoding uncharacterized protein LOC127879843 — protein MNLRPKFERLSSGDLRMIRREVPMVSTGSLPALCQSPDVIEDQAIAAVRRLGGDVTSRQHILGQYTIQFGKYKGQTFHWVVENALGFCAYLVYDMRKEVRVDTPLSANKFALKEYLNSFPQGKEAVEQHKAKKEKMPTPTASTPTTKAELFSMMPADLARRQLREQSARLRPLRPNLSHAKFSPRKEMSDDVLVWEVEQMEAARKVVLMFIQHEVMMYFSGVCDTFSVKLYILGFCSTISIDNWCWLLS, from the exons ATGAATCTGCGTCCGAAATTCGAGCGATTATCCTCTGGGGATCTGCGGATGATACGCCGAGAGGTCCCTATGGTAAGCACAGGCAGCCTTCCGGCACTGTGTCAGTCACCAGATGTGATTGAGGATCAGGCGATAGCTGCCGTGCGAAGATTGGGCGGCGATGTCACTAGTCGCCAGCATATCCTAGGGCAGTACACAATCCAGTTTGGAAAGTATAAGGGACAGACTTTCCACTGGGTTGTGGAAAACGCCCTAGGATTTTGTGCATATCTTGTGTACGACATGAGGAAGGAGGTGCGGGTAGACACTCCTTTGTCGGCAAACAAGTTTGCCTTGAAGGAGTACCTCAACTCATTTCCACAAG GCAAGGAGGCTGTAGAGCAACACAAGGCAAAGAAGGAGAAAATGCCGACACCCACTGCCAGTACTCCAACCACCAAGGCAGAGCTGTTCAGCATGATGCCTGCTGACCTAGCCCGTAGGCAGTTGCGGGAACAGTCTGCCCGCCTTCGACCTCTCAGACCAAACCTTTCTCACGCAAAGTTTTCCCCCAGGAAGGAAATGAGCGATGATGTGCTTGTGTGGGAGGTTGAACAGATGGAGGCTGCTAGAAAAG TGGTGCTGATGTTTATCCAACATGAGGTAATGATGTATTTTTCCGGTGTCTGTGATACCTTTTCTGTGAAATTATATATCCTTGGCTTTTGTTCTACTATATCAATAGATAACTGGTGTTGGTTGTTGTCTTAG